One window of Neptuniibacter halophilus genomic DNA carries:
- a CDS encoding NUDIX hydrolase — protein MVWYPHATVAVIVEQEGKFLLVEEHSSGQIVFNQPAGHIEEDESFVQAACRETLEETAWHIRPQALVGFYVYKSGSNNTTYHRACFIADAIRHEPDLKLDEGIIRAVWMTRDEVAAQAEKLRSPMVLQCIDDYLAGQRYPLELIHEHSN, from the coding sequence ATGGTCTGGTACCCCCATGCGACCGTAGCCGTCATTGTTGAACAGGAAGGGAAGTTTCTGCTGGTCGAAGAGCACTCTTCAGGTCAGATCGTCTTCAACCAGCCCGCCGGGCACATTGAAGAAGATGAAAGCTTTGTACAGGCGGCCTGCCGTGAAACCCTTGAAGAAACGGCCTGGCATATCCGGCCGCAGGCACTGGTTGGTTTTTACGTCTACAAATCGGGCAGCAACAATACCACTTACCATCGCGCCTGCTTTATTGCCGACGCCATCCGCCACGAGCCCGACCTGAAACTGGATGAGGGCATTATTCGCGCCGTCTGGATGACCCGTGATGAAGTGGCCGCTCAGGCAGAAAAACTGCGCAGCCCGATGGTACTGCAATGCATTGATGATTATCTGGCGGGCCAGCGTTACCCGCTTGAGTTAATCCACGAACACAGTAACTGA
- a CDS encoding ABC transporter permease, which produces MSWEWDVIIEHFPRLLQGAWLTLELVLLSGFIGLMLAIPLALMRVSHRSWLQAFPFAYIFFFRGTPLLIQIFLVYYGASQFDFIKNSALWPILREPYWCAIITFALHTAAYIAELLRGAIQSIPKGEIEAAKALGMSYPLMLRRIILPRAFGIMMPSYGNEVILMLKGSALASTITLLDLTGMARTIIARTYTPLEIFLAAGVIYLIISALLILLFRFLEKRFNRHQHWPDEKPKDLDPQH; this is translated from the coding sequence ATGAGTTGGGAATGGGACGTCATTATTGAGCATTTTCCACGCCTGTTGCAGGGCGCCTGGCTGACCCTCGAACTGGTATTGCTTTCCGGCTTTATCGGCCTGATGCTGGCAATCCCACTGGCGTTGATGCGGGTATCTCACCGCAGCTGGCTGCAGGCATTTCCTTTTGCCTATATTTTCTTTTTTCGCGGTACACCGCTGCTGATTCAGATCTTTCTGGTTTATTACGGTGCATCTCAGTTCGACTTCATCAAAAACTCCGCACTCTGGCCAATTCTGCGCGAACCCTACTGGTGTGCCATTATCACGTTTGCCCTGCACACCGCCGCCTACATTGCGGAGCTGCTGCGTGGCGCCATTCAATCGATTCCTAAAGGCGAGATCGAAGCAGCCAAAGCGCTGGGGATGAGCTACCCCCTCATGTTGCGCCGGATCATTCTGCCACGGGCGTTTGGCATTATGATGCCCTCCTATGGCAATGAAGTGATTCTGATGCTGAAGGGCAGCGCACTGGCCAGCACCATCACCCTGCTCGATCTGACCGGTATGGCGCGAACTATCATTGCCCGTACCTATACGCCGCTGGAGATCTTCCTTGCCGCCGGCGTCATCTACCTGATCATCAGCGCGCTGCTTATTCTCCTGTTCCGCTTTCTGGAAAAACGCTTCAATCGTCACCAGCACTGGCCTGACGAGAAACCAAAGGACCTCGATCCACAACATTGA
- a CDS encoding ABC transporter permease, with the protein MDLQGFGHLLMSGAWITLQLAVCSLFVGLIFGIIGASAKLSSSKIANTLGNSYTLLVRGMPELLLVLTIYFGSSAVLMAIASLFGYDEYIELSPFVAGVTALSVAFGAYATEVFRSAMQEIPKGQREAAVALGMTRFQTFRRIILPQVWRLALPGLGNLFLVLLKDTALVSVIGLDELMRQTAVAVGNTKEPFTFYFAAAMVYLLMTSISMAGLHLLERKANRGYQGARA; encoded by the coding sequence ATGGATCTGCAGGGCTTTGGCCACCTCTTAATGAGCGGGGCCTGGATCACGCTACAACTGGCAGTTTGCAGCCTCTTCGTCGGCCTTATTTTCGGCATCATCGGCGCATCGGCGAAACTATCCTCGTCAAAAATTGCCAACACCCTGGGCAACAGCTATACCCTGCTCGTCAGGGGCATGCCGGAACTGCTTCTGGTACTGACCATCTACTTCGGCTCCTCTGCCGTACTGATGGCCATCGCCAGCCTGTTCGGTTATGACGAGTATATAGAACTGAGCCCGTTCGTTGCCGGGGTCACCGCTCTCAGTGTCGCTTTCGGCGCTTATGCCACCGAAGTGTTCCGCAGCGCCATGCAGGAGATTCCAAAAGGCCAGCGTGAAGCCGCTGTTGCACTTGGCATGACCCGCTTTCAAACTTTCCGCCGCATCATTTTGCCTCAGGTATGGCGCCTTGCCCTACCCGGCTTAGGTAATCTGTTTCTGGTTCTGCTCAAGGACACCGCACTGGTGTCGGTGATCGGTCTGGATGAGCTGATGCGCCAGACAGCCGTTGCCGTTGGCAACACCAAAGAACCCTTCACCTTCTATTTTGCCGCTGCCATGGTTTATCTGCTTATGACATCGATCTCTATGGCAGGCCTGCACCTGCTTGAACGCAAAGCCAACCGGGGCTACCAGGGGGCACGCGCATGA
- the mnmA gene encoding tRNA 2-thiouridine(34) synthase MnmA, translating into MTDPKQTKVIVGMSGGVDSSVSALLLMQQGYQVEGLFMKNWDEDDGTEYCTAKEDLADAQSVCDKLGITLHTANFAAEYWDNVFEHFLEEYKAGRTPNPDILCNREIKFKAFLEYAVELGADLIATGHYVRRGERDGKTRLLKGLDNNKDQSYFLHQVGQREIEKTLFPVGELEKPEVRRLAEEHGLTTHNKKDSTGICFIGERRFSDFLKQYLPAQPGKIETPDGVEIGEHAGLMYYTIGQRQGLQIGGLKDYPEEPWFVAAKDLERNVLVAVQGKQHELLFTDWLTADELFWINEEEPALPLRCKAKVRYRQSDQDCVIERQGDSGYLIRFDEPQRAITPGQSVVIYDADICLGGGVIEHTGKTQQPPAN; encoded by the coding sequence ATGACAGATCCCAAGCAAACCAAAGTGATCGTCGGCATGTCCGGCGGTGTTGACTCCTCAGTTTCCGCCCTGCTTCTGATGCAACAGGGCTATCAGGTCGAAGGCCTGTTTATGAAAAACTGGGATGAGGACGATGGCACAGAATACTGCACTGCCAAAGAGGATCTGGCCGACGCACAGTCGGTGTGTGACAAACTTGGCATCACTCTGCACACCGCCAATTTCGCCGCAGAATACTGGGATAATGTATTCGAACATTTCCTTGAAGAGTACAAAGCCGGCCGCACGCCAAACCCGGATATCCTCTGTAACCGTGAAATCAAATTCAAAGCGTTTCTCGAATACGCGGTCGAACTGGGTGCCGACCTGATCGCCACCGGTCACTATGTCCGTCGCGGCGAGCGCGATGGCAAAACCCGGTTACTGAAAGGGCTCGATAACAACAAAGACCAGAGTTATTTCCTGCATCAGGTCGGTCAGCGTGAAATTGAGAAAACGCTGTTCCCGGTAGGCGAACTGGAGAAACCTGAAGTTCGCAGGCTGGCAGAAGAACACGGCCTGACCACCCATAACAAGAAAGACAGCACCGGTATCTGCTTTATCGGCGAGCGCCGTTTCAGCGACTTCCTGAAACAGTACCTGCCGGCACAACCGGGCAAAATTGAAACGCCCGACGGCGTGGAGATTGGCGAGCACGCAGGGCTCATGTACTACACCATCGGTCAGCGTCAGGGGCTGCAGATTGGCGGTCTCAAAGACTACCCGGAAGAACCCTGGTTTGTTGCCGCTAAAGATCTGGAGCGTAATGTTCTGGTTGCCGTACAGGGCAAACAACATGAGCTGCTGTTTACAGACTGGCTCACCGCCGACGAGCTGTTCTGGATCAACGAAGAAGAACCCGCGCTGCCATTGCGCTGCAAAGCCAAAGTGCGCTACCGCCAGTCCGATCAGGACTGTGTCATCGAGCGCCAGGGCGATTCCGGCTATCTGATCCGTTTTGACGAGCCGCAACGGGCGATCACCCCCGGCCAGTCTGTCGTCATCTATGACGCTGACATCTGTCTTGGCGGTGGTGTAATCGAACACACCGGCAAGACCCAACAGCCGCCTGCTAACTGA
- a CDS encoding LysE/ArgO family amino acid transporter, giving the protein MLSLITAAQVGALLKGLATSAGLIVAIGAQNAFVLSQGLRRQYHWPVAGLCAFFDIVLISLGVAGMGLLVTQSPVLMEAARWGGALFLLWYGARSLRSAFRAQHLGAEGKMVGSLKAALLTTLAVTLLNPHAYLDTLVLLGSIGGQYPADERGWFAAGAIAFSCIWFFSLTLGARFLQPVFRQPRAWQVLDLVVCGMMWAIAATLLWPVIATPVA; this is encoded by the coding sequence ATGTTATCGCTGATTACCGCCGCACAAGTGGGGGCATTGCTTAAAGGACTGGCAACCAGCGCCGGCTTGATTGTGGCGATTGGTGCACAAAATGCGTTTGTTCTGAGTCAGGGGTTGCGCCGCCAGTACCACTGGCCGGTAGCGGGGCTGTGTGCTTTCTTTGACATTGTACTGATCAGTCTCGGTGTGGCAGGAATGGGGCTGCTGGTGACACAGTCACCTGTGCTGATGGAAGCGGCGCGCTGGGGCGGGGCTCTGTTCCTGCTCTGGTATGGAGCGCGTTCCTTGCGTTCTGCTTTTCGCGCTCAGCATCTGGGCGCCGAAGGAAAAATGGTAGGCAGCCTTAAGGCGGCGCTGCTGACGACGCTGGCGGTCACGTTGCTGAATCCGCACGCGTATCTCGATACGCTGGTTTTGCTGGGCAGTATCGGAGGCCAGTATCCGGCAGATGAGCGCGGGTGGTTTGCGGCCGGTGCGATCGCATTTTCCTGTATCTGGTTTTTTTCGCTGACGCTGGGGGCGCGTTTTCTGCAACCGGTGTTCAGGCAGCCAAGAGCCTGGCAGGTGCTGGATCTGGTGGTGTGCGGGATGATGTGGGCCATCGCAGCAACGCTGCTCTGGCCCGTGATCGCGACGCCAGTGGCCTGA
- a CDS encoding ABC transporter substrate-binding protein has protein sequence MGFKKLITAAALVAATITTPAIAGDKIRIATEGAYAPFNMINSEGELTGFDVDIAKALCAEMKADCSIVAQDWDGIIPGLKARKYDAIIASLSITPERSRVVAFSDHYYSNSLTFVTGKDTQFDPAMVEGKVIGAQRATIAGQYLEDNLGDKATVKLYDTQDNAYLDLANGRLDAILSDKLPAYDWLQSEEGQKFEFRGDKIDIDDKIAIAVRKQDSELKERFNQALKVILENGTYEKINAKYFPFSIY, from the coding sequence ATGGGCTTTAAAAAACTGATTACCGCAGCCGCGCTGGTTGCAGCGACGATTACAACCCCTGCTATCGCCGGTGATAAGATCCGTATCGCAACCGAAGGTGCCTACGCTCCATTCAATATGATCAACTCCGAAGGTGAGCTGACCGGGTTTGACGTGGATATCGCCAAAGCACTCTGTGCAGAGATGAAAGCTGACTGCAGCATTGTCGCTCAGGACTGGGATGGCATCATTCCCGGCCTTAAAGCGCGCAAATATGACGCCATCATCGCCAGCCTGTCGATCACACCGGAACGTAGCCGTGTTGTTGCCTTCTCTGATCACTACTACTCCAACTCCCTGACCTTCGTGACCGGTAAAGACACCCAGTTTGATCCGGCCATGGTTGAAGGCAAAGTGATTGGCGCACAGCGTGCAACAATCGCCGGTCAGTATCTTGAAGATAACCTGGGCGATAAAGCGACGGTTAAATTGTACGACACTCAGGACAATGCTTATCTGGATCTGGCCAACGGCCGACTGGATGCCATCCTGTCTGACAAACTGCCTGCCTATGACTGGCTGCAGTCTGAAGAGGGTCAGAAGTTTGAATTCCGCGGCGACAAGATCGATATCGATGACAAAATTGCCATCGCCGTGCGCAAACAGGACTCTGAGCTGAAAGAACGCTTCAACCAGGCGCTTAAAGTGATTCTGGAAAATGGTACTTACGAGAAGATCAACGCTAAGTACTTCCCGTTCTCCATCTATTAA
- a CDS encoding GGDEF domain-containing protein, which translates to MPSSRESEFKTSARVDLILILVVNLFCLYIFTRIDMLEWMVEFAQDHEEWELDELIPLAFSLAISFVWFAWKRACEARQLYQHTRHQALRDPLTGLYNRRFIAECITKEIANSRRNGSRFAILLMDLDNFKQVNDRYGHNTGDEVLQRFATVLHRQIRHSDVVARWGGEEFAMLCRDTDETEACTVAEKLLTQFRQEAYPEDLRVTATIGIAVSCGKETMSQVLHKADKNLYRGKDLGKDQVVFEGSA; encoded by the coding sequence ATGCCATCAAGCCGTGAATCTGAATTTAAAACCAGTGCCCGAGTCGATCTGATTCTGATTTTGGTCGTTAATCTGTTCTGCCTGTATATCTTCACCCGGATCGATATGCTGGAATGGATGGTGGAGTTTGCACAAGATCACGAAGAGTGGGAGCTGGATGAGCTGATTCCTCTGGCGTTCAGCCTGGCCATCTCGTTTGTCTGGTTCGCCTGGAAAAGGGCCTGCGAAGCCCGGCAACTGTATCAGCATACCCGCCACCAGGCCCTGCGCGACCCACTGACCGGCCTCTACAACCGCCGCTTTATAGCCGAATGCATCACCAAAGAGATTGCTAACAGCCGTCGCAACGGCAGCCGGTTCGCTATCCTGCTGATGGATCTCGATAACTTTAAACAGGTTAACGACCGCTACGGACACAACACCGGTGACGAGGTTCTGCAGCGCTTTGCCACTGTACTGCACCGCCAGATACGCCATTCCGATGTTGTCGCACGCTGGGGAGGTGAAGAGTTTGCCATGCTGTGTCGGGATACAGATGAAACCGAGGCCTGCACAGTCGCCGAAAAACTACTGACTCAGTTCCGGCAAGAAGCCTACCCCGAAGACCTCCGGGTGACTGCGACCATCGGCATCGCCGTCTCCTGCGGGAAAGAAACGATGTCGCAGGTACTGCATAAAGCTGACAAGAACCTTTACCGGGGTAAAGATCTGGGTAAAGATCAGGTGGTGTTCGAGGGCTCAGCCTGA
- the moaE gene encoding molybdopterin synthase catalytic subunit MoaE, producing the protein MADTAIYIQNEEFDIGTLSEQVRAADGSSGALVTFTGIVRELEVADSHLDALFLEHYPGMTEKALHAIADQARQRWELGNIVICHRVGRLSLNENIVFVGVGSAHRQNAFDAAQFIMDYLKKDAPFWKKEITDQGESWVEQKQSDLDAADNW; encoded by the coding sequence ATGGCTGATACTGCAATTTATATCCAGAACGAAGAATTTGATATCGGAACCCTGAGTGAGCAGGTCCGGGCGGCGGATGGCAGCAGCGGGGCTCTGGTCACTTTTACCGGAATTGTCCGTGAGCTTGAAGTAGCCGACAGTCATCTGGATGCTCTGTTTCTGGAGCACTATCCGGGCATGACGGAGAAGGCCTTGCATGCGATAGCCGATCAGGCAAGGCAGCGCTGGGAGCTGGGGAATATTGTTATCTGCCACCGGGTAGGGCGCCTGAGCCTGAATGAGAATATCGTTTTTGTGGGTGTGGGCAGTGCGCATCGGCAAAACGCATTTGATGCGGCGCAGTTTATAATGGATTACCTGAAGAAAGACGCGCCGTTCTGGAAAAAAGAGATTACCGATCAGGGCGAGAGCTGGGTTGAGCAAAAACAGAGTGATCTGGATGCTGCAGATAACTGGTAA
- a CDS encoding GGDEF domain-containing protein translates to MSVKQHRKTNRLIFGLASTIALLILVNGGFAYWQMQQVKAEFYEVAHRDLPLASQLLPLIDRQFEQTLLIEKLHQIEDQHRRQMIHILEESFIRTGDKFDQASAELNTMLSAMLDSPREATRQKITRIRQLLSQIITEHRQYQDQVLSMVNLMKTDNKQYQPAFINVLSAEEKDLTRELISLRDELQRFTLASAHAVERHEAWVIKGVVIFTLFVFSLGAIMLLMMRQVMRGREQAIEKITYYASYDPLTDLYNRRHFFEQLQLQIEQSIKQQRPLSLCVCDLDHFKQVNDSRGHQMGDQVLSRFADVLKQQVRSSDFIGRFGGDEFVICFPDTEAAEAAAVAERVRKCFAESLFRSDGDSFSVSSTFGVAELDPRFSHEDHLMEQADMALYQAKDLGRNQVYFNARSESD, encoded by the coding sequence ATGAGCGTAAAACAGCACCGCAAAACCAATCGCCTTATCTTTGGTCTGGCCAGCACCATTGCACTGCTTATTCTGGTCAATGGCGGCTTTGCTTACTGGCAGATGCAGCAGGTTAAAGCAGAATTTTATGAGGTCGCCCATCGTGATCTGCCCCTGGCCTCTCAGCTATTGCCCCTGATCGATCGTCAGTTTGAACAAACCCTGCTGATCGAAAAGCTTCACCAGATTGAGGACCAGCACCGCCGGCAGATGATTCATATACTGGAAGAGAGCTTCATCCGTACCGGTGATAAGTTTGATCAGGCTTCCGCTGAGCTGAATACCATGCTCTCGGCCATGCTCGACTCTCCACGCGAGGCGACCCGGCAGAAAATAACCCGGATCCGCCAGCTCCTTTCACAGATCATTACCGAGCATCGCCAGTATCAGGATCAGGTGTTATCTATGGTCAACCTGATGAAAACTGATAACAAGCAGTATCAACCCGCTTTTATCAATGTGCTCAGCGCTGAAGAAAAAGACCTTACCCGTGAGCTGATCTCCCTGAGGGATGAACTGCAGCGCTTTACCCTGGCCTCAGCGCATGCGGTTGAGCGACATGAAGCCTGGGTGATCAAAGGTGTCGTTATCTTTACCCTGTTTGTATTCTCACTCGGCGCGATTATGCTGCTGATGATGCGACAGGTGATGCGGGGACGCGAGCAGGCAATTGAGAAGATCACCTACTACGCCAGCTATGATCCCCTGACTGATCTCTACAACCGTCGCCACTTCTTTGAACAATTGCAGTTGCAGATTGAACAATCGATTAAGCAACAGCGTCCGCTGAGCCTCTGTGTTTGTGACCTTGACCACTTTAAGCAGGTCAATGACAGCCGCGGCCATCAGATGGGTGATCAGGTGCTGAGCCGGTTTGCCGATGTGCTCAAACAGCAGGTCCGTAGCTCTGATTTTATCGGTCGCTTCGGCGGCGACGAGTTTGTCATCTGCTTCCCGGATACTGAAGCCGCCGAGGCCGCAGCCGTTGCAGAGCGGGTACGCAAATGCTTTGCCGAGAGCCTGTTCCGCAGTGATGGTGACAGCTTTTCAGTCAGCTCAACCTTTGGCGTTGCAGAGCTGGATCCGCGCTTCAGCCATGAGGACCACCTGATGGAACAGGCCGACATGGCCCTGTATCAGGCCAAGGATCTGGGGCGAAATCAGGTTTACTTTAACGCCCGCAGCGAATCAGATTGA
- the hflD gene encoding high frequency lysogenization protein HflD — MHDEQTLGLAGLFQAAALVEQIATRGMVSQNSLETSIFSIMQLNPSVSEDIFGGADALPYNLHLGLQNLKDLIDKPRSEHNKDVIRYALSMMHLERKLSADPEMMQTIAQRLNQVSEQARYFSPDDPDALQNPATFCHPNVIANIASLYQDTISTFSFRIQVTGDPRHLQNSENAAKIRALLLAGIRSAMLWRQKGGKRWHLLFFKSRMRPSLKKFMN; from the coding sequence ATGCATGATGAACAAACCCTTGGCCTTGCAGGCCTGTTTCAGGCAGCCGCACTGGTAGAGCAGATCGCTACTCGCGGCATGGTTTCACAGAACAGTCTGGAAACGTCGATCTTCAGCATCATGCAACTGAATCCCTCTGTCAGCGAAGATATTTTTGGCGGTGCCGACGCCCTGCCTTACAACCTGCACCTGGGCCTGCAGAACCTGAAAGACCTGATCGACAAGCCGCGTTCCGAGCACAACAAAGATGTCATCCGGTATGCCCTGAGCATGATGCATCTGGAACGCAAACTGAGCGCCGACCCGGAGATGATGCAAACCATCGCCCAACGCCTCAATCAGGTCTCGGAACAGGCCCGCTACTTCAGCCCGGATGACCCGGATGCACTGCAGAACCCGGCCACCTTCTGCCACCCGAATGTGATCGCCAATATCGCCAGTCTGTATCAGGACACCATCAGCACCTTCAGCTTCCGTATTCAGGTTACCGGCGACCCGCGACATCTGCAGAACAGCGAAAATGCAGCAAAGATTCGCGCCCTGTTGCTGGCCGGAATTCGCAGCGCCATGCTCTGGCGGCAAAAAGGCGGAAAACGCTGGCACCTGCTGTTTTTCAAGTCGCGTATGCGCCCGTCCCTGAAGAAATTTATGAACTGA
- a CDS encoding ABC transporter ATP-binding protein translates to MTDAAIALEINDLHKSYGSLEVLKGISLTAKVGDVISILGSSGSGKSTFLRCLNLLESPSSGEISFSGESLQLKPAKEGGLQSADQKQLERMRASIGFVFQNFNLWPHMTVIENIMEAPVQVLKQDKASARATAESYLKKVGLYEKRDSYPNQLSGGQQQRIAIARALAMEPQVLLFDEPTSALDPELVAEVLNVMRELAAEGRTMLIVTHEMRFAREVSSQIVFLHEGQVEEMGEPEKVFTNPDSERCKAFLSSHF, encoded by the coding sequence ATGACAGATGCAGCGATTGCACTGGAAATAAATGACCTCCATAAAAGTTACGGTTCCCTTGAGGTACTTAAAGGTATCTCCCTGACCGCGAAGGTTGGCGACGTTATCTCTATTCTGGGCTCCAGTGGCTCCGGTAAAAGTACCTTTCTGCGCTGCCTTAATCTTCTGGAATCTCCCTCCTCTGGCGAGATCAGCTTCAGCGGCGAATCTCTTCAACTGAAACCTGCCAAAGAGGGTGGATTGCAGTCTGCTGACCAGAAGCAGCTCGAACGGATGCGTGCCTCCATCGGATTTGTATTTCAGAACTTCAATCTGTGGCCGCATATGACCGTGATTGAAAACATTATGGAAGCGCCTGTTCAGGTCCTTAAACAGGATAAAGCGAGTGCCCGTGCGACTGCCGAATCCTACCTGAAAAAAGTCGGCCTCTATGAAAAGCGCGACAGCTACCCGAATCAGCTCTCCGGCGGACAACAGCAGCGTATTGCGATCGCCCGTGCACTGGCAATGGAACCTCAGGTACTGCTTTTCGATGAACCCACCTCCGCGCTTGATCCTGAACTGGTAGCAGAAGTGCTTAATGTAATGCGCGAACTCGCCGCCGAAGGCAGAACCATGCTGATTGTAACCCACGAGATGCGATTCGCCCGTGAGGTATCCAGCCAGATCGTATTCCTTCATGAAGGGCAGGTTGAAGAGATGGGTGAACCGGAAAAGGTTTTCACCAACCCCGATTCCGAGCGCTGCAAAGCGTTCCTCAGCAGCCACTTTTAA
- a CDS encoding LysR family transcriptional regulator ArgP: MIDYKQLQALAAILEESSFDKAANRLHISQSAVSQRLRQLEEQIGQPLVIRSNPVQATAAGQHLLKHYRQVALLQTELQQELSQQMGAGFTPVSIGINADSLGTWFLEAVQPLVEQENLLLDLKVEDQDQTHHLLKSGQVIGCISSNPDPMQGCNCLPLGVMPYRCLASPAYLARYFPNGVSSEAFRAAPVAEYSNKDELQNRYLATYFQLGPNDYPRHRIPATESFLQMIVLGMACGMVPDQQSHPFLESGAVVDMSPGQYLAIPLYWHVWNLKSNLYRKLTHHLSRAAEQQLDPFTLHQHLL; this comes from the coding sequence ATGATCGACTATAAACAACTGCAGGCGCTGGCAGCGATACTGGAAGAATCCAGCTTCGATAAAGCTGCAAATCGCCTGCATATCTCTCAGTCTGCCGTTTCGCAGCGCCTGCGCCAGCTTGAGGAACAGATCGGTCAGCCGCTGGTGATTCGCAGCAACCCGGTACAGGCTACGGCAGCAGGCCAGCACCTGCTGAAGCACTACCGACAGGTTGCCCTGCTGCAAACGGAACTGCAGCAGGAACTGTCACAACAGATGGGCGCAGGGTTTACACCGGTCTCCATTGGTATCAATGCTGACAGCCTGGGTACCTGGTTCCTTGAGGCTGTACAGCCTCTGGTGGAGCAGGAGAACCTGCTGCTTGATCTTAAAGTTGAGGATCAGGATCAGACCCACCACCTGCTCAAAAGCGGTCAGGTCATCGGCTGTATCAGCTCCAACCCGGACCCCATGCAGGGCTGCAATTGCCTGCCTCTGGGGGTGATGCCCTACCGCTGCCTCGCCAGCCCCGCCTATCTGGCCCGCTATTTTCCAAACGGTGTTTCAAGTGAAGCGTTCCGCGCCGCTCCGGTTGCCGAGTACAGTAACAAAGACGAACTGCAGAACCGTTATCTGGCCACCTATTTTCAGCTTGGCCCTAACGATTACCCCAGGCACCGCATACCGGCCACAGAATCTTTTCTGCAGATGATCGTCCTCGGCATGGCCTGCGGTATGGTGCCGGATCAGCAGAGCCACCCCTTTCTTGAATCCGGCGCTGTGGTTGATATGAGCCCGGGCCAATACCTTGCCATCCCGCTGTACTGGCATGTCTGGAATCTCAAATCCAATCTCTACCGCAAACTGACGCACCACCTCAGCCGCGCTGCGGAACAGCAGCTCGACCCGTTCACGCTGCATCAACATCTGCTCTAA